In Cydia splendana chromosome 3, ilCydSple1.2, whole genome shotgun sequence, one DNA window encodes the following:
- the LOC134806382 gene encoding teneurin-m isoform X4, giving the protein MHYTQGLGRLHPYGSGSGSGSSCGSGRRARSRGLSDSPAPTTPTSTDNGSDATLTDSELPTARDSTLLVHNGMLRSTYDRSDHERCLLDGTRPPPDVPPRNPTMSRLNGRITGNPADLADFEPSCLVRTPSGNFYVPSGDIQKNPSMDYKSNSSCSSPGKDKSTLERMDRNERHPAFGAPVPVLPVRNNLRATHFPPAASRFHFRKGLSSRCSWKCTAVVFIVLFVLLLAIASYTSASYFVTSYHNANPCSVVVGESTEVFPASKATTLESNKSLARPHQTPATGSVKVPTDGESNELPSVRITPVDVAPTESTFNNPRTIESTLKPVTSAPPKTIFEGGTCECTCPVCDGSGDGSYDDYYDKPTTDKSVFEETSKTTDIFSTLNYNTTEATTEGATSTYETTSEEASTLTDLTDSTTDLTTETATECPTTTEAPKCVCPKVTPPPILILEGARTFPAQSFPPDGTTFKQINLGEKLSEEIPPYSYWNMQFYQSEASYVKFDYMIPRGASIGVYARRNALPTHTQYHFLEVLSGFKARSTRASHPSVKKEVTHYMEQGHWFLSLYNDDGDPREISFIAAVAEDMTHNCPNGCSGKGECLMGHCQCQPGFGGDDCSESVCPVLCSQRGEYINGECQCNPGWKGKECSLRHDECEVPDCNGHGHCVNGKCSCVRGYKGKFCAEVDCPHPTCSGHGFCIEGACVCKKGWKGLDCATMDKDALQCLPDCSGHGTFDVDTQTCTCHARWSGEDCSKEVCDLDCGPHGRCVGESCVCDPGWTGEFCTSKLCDARCSDHGQCKNGTCLCVSGWNGRHCTLEGCPRGCAGHGQCRVANDGHWECKCFDGWDGPDCTTLKEQICDDGKDNDKDGLVDCEDPECCQSVACKGSQLCVSSPKPTDILLRKQPPAITASFFERMKFLIDEGSLQNYAKQETFNESMFWNHFNTSRSAVIRGRVVTSLGSGLVGVRVSTSTPLEGFTLTRDDGWFDLLVNGGGAVTLHFGRAPFKRSSQVVFVPWNEVVIIDSVVMTTADEKGGSGPPQACLAHDYDAMKPVVLATWKHGFQGACPDKSAILAESQVVQESLQIPGTGLNLVYHSSRAAGYLSTIQLQLTPEKVPPTLALIHLRITIEGILFEKTFEADPVIKFTYPWNRLNVYRQRVYGVTTALVKVGYQYTDCKDIIWNVQTTKLSGHDMSISDVGGWNLDIHHRYNFHEGILQKGDGTNTYLKHKPRLIITAMGDGRQRGLECAECWGAARRQRLLAPVALAADPAGALYVGDFNLVRKIKPDGEVVTLVKLNATRVSYRYHMALSPLDGTLYISDPESHQIIKVRNTEDYSDPEHNWETVVGSGERCLPGDEAHCGDGALARDAKLAYPKGVAVSIDNVLYFADGTNIRMVDRDGIITTVIGNHMHRAHWKPIPCEGTLSVEEVHLRWPTELAINPLDNSLHIIDDHMILQMAPDGRVKVIAGRPLHCPSPLTGYDMELATYATLVMPQSIAFGAAGDLYVAESDSQRINRVRLITTDGKISLYAGAESKCNCLERGCDCFEADHFLASNSKFNTISAVIVSPDGIVHIADQANYRIRSVMASIPDASGSREYEIYSPDTQEVYVFNRFGQHIMTKNILTGENNYVFTYNVNTSNGKLSTVTDAAGNKVFLLRDYASQVNSIENTKGQKCRLKMSRMKMLQELRTPDNFNVTFDYHGTTGLLKAKYDSTGRSYIYKYDEFGRLTSAVTPTGRIINLTFDLSLKGATVLVSENNKRPISILIKGSSVNTKVGEAEKKTIISTDGSISTSMPWGHVISTDTVPYTILSEIDPILGESYPVPAKQRTEVGGDLANRFEWRYFLRRLQSNKGKSSKAVAQIGRKLRVNGENLLTLEYDRDSSTVAVFMDDKVELLNVTYDRTARPVKWGPRNGIFAEVELEYDRFSRLTSWRWGDLNETYGFDRAGRLHEIKYGDGSSLAYSFRDMFTSLPLKVTTPRGSDYLLDYDDSGALQNLTTPRGHIHTFALMTSLGYFKYQYFSPMNRHPYEILYNDDGHILAKIFPHQSGKILYVYDQAGKLETILAGASAIRYVYHENTHLVKNVEITDPDYDLKQDYKYHAGILKDEKMKFNSKSGLNNAHFKYQYDGNARLSTIDVNINSKEMPQLRLKYNQNLGTLEGVSDLRIYRNTFNRSVMQDTSKQYFTITDYDDHGRIKTVLMNIKSFDVFRLELEYDARNRIKSKKMLIGDTSSSERISYNFDGHLMEVVGSEDDWKYVYDENGNVIGVIEHGEKRYLGYDIGDRVVQYGDIEFSSYDGRGFVIRRGEQKYRYNSRGQFVHAFERDKFQMWYYYDNRNRLVAWKDDKNNVTQFFYTNPQTPNLITHMHYPKTEKTVRFLYDQRNFLTCIETEDQRFYVATDHNGSPLVVFDVNGEIIKEIKRSPFGKIIKDTNPGFYVPVDFHGGIFDYNTNLVYLDNRLYDPIVGQWMTPSWEHLATKLSLPTDIFIYRFKNNDPINKNQNVPYMTNLGSWLELYGYDLSKMMGSRYITDMIFQPITSVTAPHLAPDFGVMSGLQCIIEKVNDKLSDIDFVPTPLLKMEPITRNLLPRVSYKRGVFGSGVLISRVDGRAYISVADGANSVVEDVITTVFNNSYFLDVHFSIHDQDVFYFVKDNSLKIRDDMEELRRLSGKFNVSQDETNDQGLEVRVHAVGKGSAQAVIVLRYGVEPAAERLKLLKHAHKRAAARAWEREKALVAAGWEGRGVWTEEEKEELISHGVVDGWAAKDVHSVSRYPQLADDPANIVFVRDGRRKRRKSGRSRHRS; this is encoded by the exons GCTGCTTGCTGGACGGAACGCGCCCGCCACCTGATGTGCCACCGCGCAACCCGACCATGTCACGACTGAACGGCCGCATCACCGGCAACCCCGCCGACTTGGCCGACTTCGAGCCCTCGTGTCTCGTGCGCACGCCCTCTGGCAACTTCTACGTGCCTTCAG GCGACATACAGAAGAATCCATCGATGGATTACAAATCAAACTCCTCGTGTAGTAGTCCAGGCAAGGACAAGAGCACCCTCGAGAGGATGGACCGTAACGAGCGGCACCCCGCCTTCGGGGCGCCGGTACCGGTGCTCCCCGTCAGGAATAACCTGCGGGCGACCCACTTCCCCCCGGCTGCCTCGCGGTTCCACTTTAGGAAAGGCCTCTCTTCTAGATGTTCCTGGAAGTGTACTGCTGTAGTGTTCATAGTGTTGTTCGTTCTTCTTTTAGCAATTGCGTCTTATACATCAG CATCATACTTCGTAACCTCATATCATAACGCGAACCCATGTTCAGTGGTCGTTGGTGAGTCCACTGAGGTGTTTCCGGCGTCGAAAGCGACGACGCTGGAGTCCAACAAGTCTCTAGCACGACCGCATCAGACGCCGGCCACTGGCTCAG TGAAAGTACCTACAGATGGCGAAAGCAATGAGTTACCAAGTGTTCGCATAACTCCCGTAGATGTGGCACCAACCGAATCGACTTTCAACAACCCGAGAACAATAGAATCAACATTGAAACCAGTGACATCAGCACCACCTAAAACTATTTTTGAAGGAGGAACTTGTGaatgcacttgtccggtttgcGATGGGTCCGGAGACGGCTCATATGACGATTATTATGATAAACCGACTACGGATAAGTCAGTATTCGAAGAGACTTCAAAAACTACAGATATCTTCTCAACCTTAAATTATAATACGACCGAAGCGACTACAGAAGGTGCAACGTCAACCTATGAAACAACCAGCGAAGAGGCATCAACGCTGACTGACTTGACTGACTCCACAACTGACCTCACCACGGAAACAGCAACCGAATGCCCGACCACCACTGAAGCACCGAAATGTGTATGTCCAAAGGTTACTCCACCACCCATACTTATCTTGGAAG GTGCGCGAACATTCCCCGCACAGTCGTTCCCGCCAGACGGGACGACATTCAAACAAATTAACTTAGGTGAAAAATTATCAGAAGAAATCCCTCCATATAGTTACTGGAATATGCAGTTTTATCAGTCAGAAGCTTCTTACGTCAAGTTCGACTACATGATACCTCGGGGAGCTTCAATTGGCGTGTATGCGAGGCGAAATGCTTTGCCCACTCATACGCAATACCACTTCCTTGAAGTCCTTAGCGGTTTCAAGGCGAGATCCACGAGAGCTTCACAT ccaTCCGTAAAGAAAGAAGTAACGCATTACATGGAGCAAGGCCACTGGTTCCTATCGCTTTACAACGACGACGGCGATCCCAGGGAAATATCCTTCATCGCGGCGGTGGCTGAAGACATGACCCATAATTGCCCTAACGGCTGCTCAGGCAAGGGTGAGTGCCTTATGGGCCATTGCCAATGTCAGCCAGGATTTGGAGGAGACGACTGTAGCGAGA GTGTATGTCCAGTTCTATGCAGTCAACGCGGCGAATACATCAACGGTGAATGCCAGTGCAACCCCGGCTGGAAGGGCAAAGAGTGCTCCCTCCGACACGACGAGTGCGAAGTGCCCGACTGCAACGGCCACGGCCACTGCGTGAACGGGAAGTGTTCTTGTGTGAGGGGATACAAGGGGAAATTCTGCGCCGAAGTCGACTGCCCACACCCGACCTGCTCGGGCCATGGGTTCTGCATCGAAGGGGCCTGTGTCTGCAAGAAAGGGTGGAAAGGACTGGACTGTGCGACTATGGACAAGGACGCGCTTCAGTGTCTGCCGGACTGCTCTGGCCATGGGACCTTTGATGTTGACACGCAAACTTGTACGTGCCATGCTAGGTGGTCGGGCGAGGACTGCTCCAAAG AGGTGTGCGACCTCGACTGCGGCCCGCACGGCAGATGTGTGGGAGAGTCATGTGTCTGTGACCCCGGCTGGACCGGCGAATTCTGCACGTCTAAACTCTGCGATGCGCGCTGCAGCGACCACGGACAATGCAAGAATGGAACCTGCCTCTGCGTGTCTGGCTGGAACGGGAGACATTGCACGCTGGAGGGCTGTCCACGAGGCTGTGCCGGCCACGGCCAGTGCCGAGTGGCCAATGATGGCCACTGGGAGTGCAAATGTTTCGACGGCTGGGACGGTCCCGACTGCACAACGCTGAAAGAGCAGATTTGTGATGATGGAAAGGATAATGATAAAG ATGGCCTTGTGGACTGCGAAGACCCGGAATGCTGTCAATCCGTCGCCTGCAAGGGAAGCCAGCTCTGCGTGTCGTCTCCCAAGCCCACCGACATCCTGCTGCGGAAGCAGCCGCCCGCCATCACGGCTTCCTTCTTCGAGAGGATGAAGTTCCTCATCGACGAAGGTAGTCTGCAGAACTATGCCAAACAGGAGACCTTTAATGAGAG TATGTTTTGGAATCACTTCAATACGAG CCGTTCAGCGGTGATCCGAGGCCGTGTGGTCACCTCGTTGGGCTCCGGGCTGGTGGGCGTGAGGGTGTCCACGTCCACGCCGCTGGAGGGCTTCACGCTCACGCGGGACGACGGCTGGTTCGACCTGCTCGTGAACGGCGGTGGCGCGGTCACCCTACACTTTGGACGGGCGCCGTTCAAGCGCTCTTCGCAAGTTGTCTTCGTGCCTTGGAATGAG GTTGTGATAATCGACTCGGTGGTGATGACGACGGCGGACGAGAAGGGCGGGTCGGGCCCGCCGCAGGCGTGCCTGGCGCACGACTACGACGCCATGAAGCCCGTGGTGCTCGCCACGTGGAAGCACGGCTTCCAGGGCGCCTGTCCCGACAAGAGCGCCATACTCGCCGAGTCACAG GTCGTTCAAGAAAGTCTCCAAATCCCCGGCACAGGCTTAAACCTGGTATACCACAGCTCTCGGGCTGCTGGCTATTTATCCACCATCCAACTTCAGTTGACGCCCGAAAAAGTACCCCCAACTTTAGCCCTCATCCATCTGAGAATCACGATCGAGGGCATCCTGTTCGAAAAGACGTTCGAAGCCGATCCCGTCATCAAATTCACGTATCCGTGGAACCGGCTAAACGTGTATCGACAAAGAGTGTATGGAGTCACCACGGCGCTGGTGAAAGTTGGCTACCAATACACAGATTGCAAGGACATCATCTGGAACGTGCAAACGACGAAACTGAGCGGGCACGATATGAGCATATCTGACGTCGGCGGCTGGAATCTCGATATTCATCACAGATACAACTTCCATGAAG GTATCCTGCAGAAGGGCGACGGCACGAACACGTACCTGAAGCACAAGCCGCGGCTGATCATCACGGCCATGGGCGACGGGCGGCAGCGCGGGCTGGAGTGCGCGGAGTGCtggggcgcggcgcggcggcagcGCCTGCTGGCGCCCGTGGCGCTGGCGGCCGACCCTGCCGGCGCGCTGTACGTCGGCGACTTCAACCTCGTGCGCAAGATCAAGCCCGACGGCGAGGTCGTGACCCTCGTCAAACTCAA CGCCACTCGAGTTTCCTACCGGTACCACATGGCCCTGTCCCCGCTCGACGGCACGCTGTACATCTCCGACCCCGAATCCCATCAGATCATTAAAGTCCGCAACACCGAGGACTACAGCGACCCCGAGCACAACTGGGAGACGGTGGTCGGCTCCGGCGAGAGATGTCTGCCTGGAGACGAGGCCCACTGCGGCGACGGTGCTCTAGCCCGAGATGCCAAGCTGGCCTACCCGAAAGGAGTGGCGGTATCCATTGACAACGTCCTATACTTCGCCGACGGAACTAACATTCGCATGGTCGACAGAGATGGCATCATCACTACGGTCATCGGCAATCACATGCACAGAGCGCACTGGAAACCGATCCCTTGCGAAGGAACCTTAAGCGTAGAGGAAGTCCATCTGAGGTGGCCTACAGAACTCGCCATCAATCCTTTGGACAACAGCCTCCATATTATCGACGATCATATGATTCTACAGATGGCTCCGGATGGCAGGGTTAAAGTGATCGCTGGACGTCCCCTGCACTGCCCATCGCCGTTGACCGGCTACGATATGGAACTGGCGACTTATGCTACTTTGGTGATGCCGCAGAGCATTGCCTTTGGAGCTGCCGGTGACTTGTACGTAGCTGAAAGTGATTCTCAGAGAATAAATAGAGTGCGTCTGATAACTACTGATGGCAAAATCTCCCTTTATGCTGGCGCGGAATCTAAGTGCAACTGTTTGGAACGCGGCTGCGATTGCTTCGAGGCCGATCATTTCCTAGCTTCCAATTCCAAGTTCAATACGATCTCAGCCGTGATTGTGAGCCCGGACGGTATCGTGCACATAGCAGACCAGGCAAACTATAGAATTCGATCAGTCATGGCCAGTATACCTGACGCCAGTGGATCGAGAGAGTATGAGATATATTCACCCGATACGCAGGAAGTTTACGTTTTCAACAGATTCGGTCAGCACATCATGACAAAGAACATTCTGACCGGCGAAAATAACTATGTGTTCACTTACAACGTAAATACCAGCAACGGCAAGTTGAGCACAGTTACCGACGCGGCCGGTAACAAAGTCTTCCTCTTACGTGATTATGCCAGCCAAGTCAATTCGATAGAGAACACCAAGGGACAGAAATGCAGACTCAAAATGTCCAGAATGAAAATGTTACAAGAATTACGAACACCCGACAATTTCAATGTAACCTTCGACTATCACGGTACCACTGGATTACTTAAGGCTAAATACGATAGCACTGGACGTAGCTACATCTACAAGTATGATGAGTTCGGTAGACTAACTTCAGCCGTTACCCCGACCGGCAGAATCATCAACTTGACCTTCGACCTGAGCCTTAAAGGCGCCACAGTTCTGGTGAGCGAAAACAATAAGAGACCCATTTCTATTCTCATTAAGGGTTCTTCTGTTAACACTAAGGTCGGAGAAGCAGAAAAGAAGACGATCATTTCTACGGACGGTAGCATCTCCACCAGTATGCCGTGGGGACATGTCATTTCAACGGACACAGTTCCGTACACAATTCTCTCCGAAATAGATCCCATTTTGGGCGAAAGCTACCCCGTGCCCGCGAAGCAGAGAACTGAAGTTGGCGGTGATTTAGCAAACCGATTTGAATGGAGATACTTCTTGCGCAGATTGCAATCTAACAAGGGAAAGAGCAGCAAAGCCGTGGCTCAGATCGGTCGCAAGCTGAGAGTGAACGGTGAGAACCTTCTGACGCTCGAATACGATAGAGACTCCTCCACTGTAGCCGTGTTCATGGATGATAAGGTGGAGTTACTGAACGTCACGTACGATAGAACTGCGAGGCCCGTGAAGTGGGGACCGCGGAATGGTATCTTCGCCGAGGTTGAACTGGAGTATGACAGATTCAGCCGACTCACCAGTTGGAGATGGGGCGATCTAAATGAAACCTACGGTTTCGACCGAGCTGGCCGATTGCACGAGATCAAATACGGTGACGGGTCGTCCTTGGCCTATTCCTTCAGGGACATGTTTACAAGTCTTCCACTGAAGGTCACGACTCCTAGAGGCAGCGATTATCTGTTAGACTACGACGACTCTGGCGCGCTCCAGAACTTGACCACGCCAAGAGGACACATCCACACCTTCGCACTGATGACTTCGCTAGGCTATTTCAAGTACCAATATTTCTCGCCGATGAACAGACATCCTTATGAAATCCTATACAACGATGACGGACACATTTTGGCTAAGATCTTCCCGCACCAATCTGGTAAGATATTGTACGTGTACGACCAGGCGGGCAAGTTGGAGACGATATTGGCTGGCGCGTCCGCTATCCGCTACGTGTACCACGAAAATACTCACCTGGTGAAGAATGTCGAAATAACGGACCCCGATTACGATCTCAAACAGGACTATAAGTACCACGCCGGCATTCTCAAAGACGAGAAGATGAAATTCAACTCCAAGAGTGGCCTTAACAATGCCCACTTCAAATATCAATATGATGGCAACGCCAGGCTTTCAACGATTGACGTTAACATTAACAGCAAGGAAATGCCCCAGTTGAGACTGAAGTACAACCAAAATTTGGGTACCTTAGAAGGAGTAAGCGACTTGAGGATCTACAGGAACACATTCAATCGATCCGTCATGCAAGACACGAGCAAGCAATACTTCACCATCACCGACTACGACGACCACGGCAGAATAAAAACGGTGCTCATGAATATTAAATCATTCGATGTCTTCCGCCTCGAACTTGAATACGATGCCAGAAACAGAATCAAGTCTAAAAAGATGCTGATCGGCGATACGTCTTCCAGCGAACGAATCAGTTACAACTTCGACGGACATCTCATGGAAGTGGTCGGCTCCGAAGACGATTGGAAATACGTTTACGATGAGAACGGTAACGTCATTGGTGTGATCGAGCACGGAGAGAAACGGTACCTGGGCTACGATATCGGTGATAGGGTCGTCCAGTACGGCGACATTGAGTTCAGCAGCTACGACGGCCGAGGCTTCGTTATTAGGAGGGGAGAACAGAAATACCGCTACAATTCCCGAGGACAGTTCGTGCATGCCTTCGAAAGGGACAAATTCCAGATGTGGTACTACTACGATAACAGAAACCGTCTGGTCGCCTGGAAGGACGATAAGAATAACGTCACCCAATTCTTCTACACCAATCCTCAAACTCCTAATCTGATCACACACATGCACTATCCTAAAACCGAGAAGACCGTGAGGTTCCTGTACGACCAGCGAAACTTCCTTACTTGCATAGAAACGGAAGACCAGAGGTTCTATGTTGCCACAGACCACAACGGCTCGCCGCTCGTAGTGTTCGACGTCAACGGTGAAATCATAAAAGAAATCAAACGCAGCCCCTTCGGAAAGATAATCAAAGACACCAACCCCGGTTTCTACGTGCCCGTAGACTTCCACGGcggtatatttgattacaacACGAATCTGGTATATCTCGACAACAGGCTGtacgacccgatagtcgggcAATGGATGACGCCGAGCTGGGAGCACCTGGCGACCAAACTCAGTCTTCCAACGGATATTTTTATCTACAGATTTAAGAACAACGATCCGATAAATAAGAACCAGAACGTACCGTACATGACGAACCTGGGCAGCTGGCTGGAACTGTACGGCTACGACTTGAGCAAGATGATGGGATCGAGGTACATCACCGACATGATCTTCCAACCGATAACTTCCGTGACGGCGCCGCATTTGGCGCCCGATTTCGGTGTGATGTCTGGTCTTCAGTGCATCATTGAGAAG GTGAACGACAAACTGTCGGACATCGACTTCGTGCCGACGCCGCTCCTGAAGATGGAGCCGATCACGCGCAACCTGCTGCCGCGCGTGTCGTACAAGCGCGGCGTGTTCGGGTCCGGCGTGCTGATCTCGCGCGTGGACGGCCGCGCCTACATCAGCGTCGCCGACGGCGCCAATAGCGTCGTCGAGGACGTCATCACCACCGTCTTCAACAACTCTTACTTCCTCGACGTACACTTCAGCATACACGATCAGGACGTCTTCTACTTCGTCAAAGATAATTCGCTGAAGATCAGAGATGATATGGAGGAGCTGAGACGGTTGTCTGGGAAGTTCAACGTGTCGCAGGATGAAACGAATGATCAAGGCTTAGag GTTCGAGTGCACGCGGTGGGCAAAGGGTCGGCGCAAGCGGTGATCGTGCTGCGCTACGGCGTGGAGCCGGCGGCGGAGCGGCTGAAGCTGCTGAAGCACGCGCACaagcgggcggcggcgcgcgcctgGGAGCGCGAGAAGGCGCTGGTGGCGGCCGGCTGGGAGGGCCGCGGCGTCTGGACCGAGGAGGAGAAGGAGGAGCTCATCTCGCACGGCGTCGTCGACGGCTGGGCCGCCAAGGACGTGCACTCCGTCTCCAGGTACCCGCAGCTGGCCGACGACCCCGCCAACATCGTCTTCGTGCGCGACGGCCGGCGGAAACGGAGAAAGAGCGGCCGCTCGCGCCACCGCTCGTGA